The following is a genomic window from Bactrocera tryoni isolate S06 chromosome 2, CSIRO_BtryS06_freeze2, whole genome shotgun sequence.
GCGCCACCAACCATTGGGGTAAGAAATATAGTATTTCATAAATTCcgttcatttttaaaaaatcacatattcATAACTgatccacatatgtatattatatatagtattttatttaactcCGATTGAAGCGTAGAgccaaaataatcattaaagtCTTTTCGATTTCTGGCGAGTTGCGATAGACTATTTCACTTAATAAAGAGTATTTCAAGTCGCCTTCTACCATACATCACCGTGAAGTTTCGGACGTACGCAATTTCTCAACCCTTGTGGGTTCTAAAAAAGAGCATCAAAAATCTGTTTTGCGCGGATATCTCTTTGTCGTAGCAGTGAATCTTTCAGATTCGGTGACATTTCTGCTAAAGCTAAATTCCTAGACCTCTGCAAGTATGATCTTTTTACTTTTAGGAGGGCAATATCATCTATCATACACTATCAAAAGTGTTGCTGAAGTTTACAAAATAGGTGTGGATATTCGCTATCCACTCGTTGATTTACTGACTGTGACAATATGATCGGAACACGATCTATTTGTGCGAAAACTGCTTGTTGCTTCCTCAGCGTACCTTCAAGATGGGTCTATATTCGGTTCAGAAAAAGTTTGGTGAACATTTTTAATGGAATACATATTAATGTGTTTCCTCGATactttttgtatacaaatatataaatatatttggaaatcTTAACCAGTATGTCTGTTAACCAAGTGTCCAGTAGTTTCTCTTAGGAGCGAAATAGCGCAAAAAGATGAGCGAAATAGCGTATGAAGACTGCAGGGTCAAGATCCacatgaacagggtatattaagtttgctacgaagtttgtaagacCCAGAAGGCAGCGTACGAAATAATACAAAGtatactatatgtgacctggtctacgaaaagggagctaacgtgcgaaaactagttttctgggaaaagctgttaaaaataatcgtcagtttctcgttatctcattatttgttctccttttttttgacacctaagccccctttcctggaaaagacccgtgaaagaagaatcgacacacaccacctcttcgtcgatttcaaagctgctttcgacagcacgaaaagaagctgcctttatgccgcgatgtctgaatttggtatccccgcaaaactaatacggctgtgtaaactgacgttgagtaacacgaaaagctccgtcagaatcgggaaggacctctccgagccgttcgataccaaacgaggtttctgacaaggtgattccctatcgtgcgatttcttcaacctccttctggagaaaatagttcgagtacagagtgtacagctgctggcgtatgccgatgatattgatatcatcggcctcaacacccgcgccgttagttctgctttctccagactggacaaggaagcaaaagaaatgggtctggcagtgaacgagggcaagacgaaatatctcctgtcatcaaacaaacagtcgccgcactcgcgacttggctctcacgtcactgttgacagtcataactttgaagttgtagataatttcgtctatcttggaaccatcgTAAACTCCACcaagcctggaaatccaacgcaggataactcttgccaacaggtgctacttcggactgagtaggcaattgagaagcaaagtcctctctcgacaaacaaaaaccaaactctataagtcactcataattcccgtcctgctatatggtgcagaggcttggacgatgtgaacaactgatgagtcgacgttgcgcgttttcgagagaaaagttctgcgaaagatttatggtcccttgcgcgttggccacggcgaatatcgcattcgatgacacgatgagctgtacgagatatacgacgacatcgacatagttcagcgaattaaaagacagcggctacgctggctaggtcatgtcgtccgaatggatgaaaacattccacCTCAGAgtgtattcaacgcagtacccgtcgggggaagcagaggaagaggaagatctccactccgttggaaggaccaggtggagaaggacctggctacgcttggaatatccaattggcgccacgtagcgaaaagaagaaacgactggcgcgctgttgttaactcggctataatcgcgtaagcggtgtctgcgccaattaagaagaagaagaagccccctttccgtagacccgGTCACATATATTGAAATAATCATCATCACAAGCTATGTAAGTCCCTTTACCCATGTCCGTGTGTCTGTATATAAGCCCTCATTTTTTCAATTCCAATCGATCGTGagtaaaacttttatattaacGCTCTGAAAGCCAAAGCGAACCGGTTTTGAACCCATAGCCTCTGAGGCATAGTTGTTCAGAATTATCCATAGAACATTTTCAGCATCAGcgatttttctatttatttgacctTCTGTAAATCAACCTGTACATGTTTAATGTTAATGTGAACTCTATATGTAGGAAAGGAATATTTGGGTCAATCTTCGATGTAAAAAAAGTGCTCTAAGATCGACAGAAATGTTACTCTTTCGATATAAGTATCCTCTAGTAAAGTTCCTATCATATTATTCCAACATGCCTAActtttttatactaaattttcttaaataaaacgtttttgtttttgaataggTCAACAAAACTTACTCGTCTGCGGATTCTAGTCTCGATATGTCACAACCGCCGCAACCGCTACCTGAACTGCGCATAGAAGAATGCATGGATATTGCCAATCTTACAGCTGCTATAGAAAATTtcgttaaaacaacaaatgaagACACAGCGGAAACGCCAACCGCAACAACAAATCAACAGACGGAACACGAACAAACTAGTAGTACTGTcgtaataaaagaaaatggtgTTGCTAAACCTATACGTGATGATGCGCCGCCAAGTTCTAGCCACGGTGCGCCAGAAACTACTGAGATTGCGGATGAAAGTGTTACAGTCGAAACGAAAGAAAGTTTAGAAGCCGACAGCTTAAAAGTGCAATTACCTGCAAATCAACCGCAATCTAACAAGGAGCAGGAAGTGGGTCATGTGGAATGTATACATGTTCACACGGGTACTCCACAAACTCCAACAGCAGCTAAACGGTCCAACGAAGCCAATCAGTTGACAAGTTTTCGAAGCAGTCAAACTCGTTCGCCCGAACCAAAACAGCCGATCACAGCAAAAACATCATTTACTCTTACTACACCGCCTGCGACACGACGTGACTCCACCAAGAAAGCTAAAATCACATTACATACTACGGAGCCGTTGAAATTTCCAGAAACGGATGAGCTAAGGATTACCGAAGACACCACCACACCTAGAGCTACAACATCACCATCAGCTGTGAAACCCGCTGTGGCCACTAAACCACACGTTGCTGAAATTCACAAACCAGCCCGAGGTATTACAAGCACAACAACCATTGAGCATAAGGAAATACTGAGAGAACATCGGGAGCCACCCATAAGTCCTGTGCCGCCACTACGTCAAAGCACACTTACAAAACATACACAAAAAACCATGCCCAAAGAAGCCGGCACAGAGAAGTCGTTAAATATCGTGACACAAAATACAGAAAGTACAGTGGAACCAGAAGCCCTACCCACCACTTCCGCAACAGCGCTAACCATTACAGAATCACACGAAGATTTACTAGAACGAGAAGTGGGTTTACCTAACGACGTTAAGAATAGTGCAGTTACGAATGAGACGGCAACCGCGCATCAAACACAATCGACCACAGAGCTGCGAGAGGAAGTGCTCGAATCATTATATCGACCCAAACCGACCACTTCATATATGGAATGGAAGAAATCATCGCTGGCACCGCTCGAAAAGAATGTGCCACCCGAAAAACGTAAATCCGTCAAAGATATCATTGAATCGATCAACAGAAGTCAACGTTTGTTAAACGCATCCGCGCACAAAGATACAGCACACAATGGTTCGAGTTTATCCATCGGACCAAACAGCGTTAATGGTACGCCTTTGCCACAGCGCAAATTTAGCGGTCCATCGGCGGTTGAAAGAAATCTCGCCAGAGAGATACAACACACAGAATTTAATGGTAATAGCACAGCGTCTGGTGGGCAAAACGATGATTTACCTACAACATCGACGGCAGCTGCAACACCATTGAATGATAATGTGAACGGCGATGGTAGCGGTCTTGCACAAGATCCACAAAAACTaaacaataatgaaatatttaagaaatgtaCAGTAAAGAAAGAGGTGCAATATGACTATAGGGAACAATCGCCAACAACTTCTAATCTCGATTGGAATCCAGTGCCGAAACCTAAGCGTAACAAAAACCTGTCGGAGCAATGAGCGAATAGTTCATCTATGACTTTGTTTACTAGTGGTAGTAATTTTAAAGTGAAACTAAAGTTTTCATAAACCTCTTAACTACATTCGGATGGATTAATGTAATTTACAAGAGATGTCAGTAAATGTGTGGAGAATAGAAAATTGtcttaaattaatgattaaaatgagCCTAAAGTTATGCTTTGTGTCACGGTAATTGAAgtatattgcatacttttaggcgaatatatatttatatttctgtgAGACCACATGAGGTGCTATGGCTGCTCAACAGCTTCCTCGCTTAACgagtaaatttgtttattaacagAGTGCTCCATATCATTTTCTTCTTCGATTTATTGTACTTGATGGTGCACTCTGCCCCAAGCAATTTTTGCTAAtaattctaataattttattttgcgttATTTTAATTATGGACATTATATCTACCAAAGAGATCTACCAAGGATatctacatacatttatgtacatatatatgtatgtatgtactcatatATGTGAGTGAGCGTGCAGGATCTAAAATGCAATGTTGGCCCCACTTAATGCGTAACGGTACAGCTGCCACACTGgtagcacacatatacatatatttaattaaatttaaatatatttatattaatcatTAACATAACTGGTACTTTAAACTTTATTATACTGAGCTAAATGTGCAATTGTATGCTTAGTTACTagactaaataaataaatatatttcacccAGTTGAAATTATTGGGTATTATTACAAATAAcggtttttttaatatgtgtatttatatgtttgtatatttacgtATAAATGGCATAATATATGATTGACAATAAATTTGATGTAGAAATTGAGTCTTTACTCGTATACTGGACATGAGACCCGTTCATTGATtgggacaaaaaagcacccggaaattgtaattaaattccccgggtaaatggtatttcaaaaaaaatgtattttgctaagttaatagggctgtccttaattactgtgCCTCTTATTTGGCACACGATCTGTCAATTTTTGGAATGGactaaaatatcaaataaagaatttgtctcaaattttgtatttttaaccaaattccTTGTGcagaatcgttgcgaatgttggaaaaggctaagggtttttcagttttatcaaaaacataagcctacgagtggtacacagccttcaaagacggtcgagagatcgttgaagacatgcctcgttctggaaactgatgaaaatattaaaaatgaaggatatggtgcttgaaaatcgtcaggcaagtgctAGAGATATGGCAAGAGGGCTCGACATCTCTCACaaatccgttcgaatgattttggtgaatattttgtgtATCTCGCTCGACTTGTtccgataaaactgaatttttttcaaaaagagtcaCTTTAAACATCTGCGAATTCCcattccacattcatggagagtatTTTAACTGCCGTCATGCATGGGGTTTATAAGTTTGGCATACAAgtaagtcaacaatcatcggaatggagggaaaaaacgagctAAAACCAAAAAACCGCGTGATGCTCACTGTTTTTTCGATATCCGTGGTTTGGTTAATCGTGAATTTGTTccggcgtttgcgtgagaaatTGTCGAAAAcgaccggaattgtggaagaacaattcatggaatttacacgatgataatgaaccatcgcatcgagccccGATTgcgaccgaatttaaagccaaaaacgcaaagAAACCATCGAACAACcgccgtattcaccagacttggcGCCGGACGATATTTTCTTGTTACCTaaactgaaattgtcgctcCATGGAACTCGTTTTctgtcgatcgaagagataaaaccaaattcgctgaaggagcttgGGATGCCCTAAGTGCTTATGacaagtgtttcgaggactggaaaaatcgttggcaaaaatgttttacatctggtggggattactttgaaggcgacaatataaatattgatgaataattaaatatcttgtgttttatttacaatttccttgTACTTTTTGTcaaagtgtgtgtatgtatatatatttgaaatcatTATTTGAATTGTCCATTATTTATGATATGAAGTCGACTGGAAATTCAAAAATCATAGTGTATATAGGGAGTAAGAGAAGTAATGAATTGATTTTATCTATTCTTAGCTCTACGCCATGTTTTTGTAAGAGAAGTTCTTTTCATAAGATAGATAGATATACTCAgcaaattgataaattccaGAATCCTGCTAGGTGgtattgaggcgatgtgatccatTTTAGGCTACATAGATCCAAGAGCCCATAGCCTGCGTCTACATGCTGCTGTCTAGTTTAGCAATGGCACCAGTAGCTGGAATACAAGTATGTCACTCGGTACTCAaataaggtgcacttggttGTGAACTATTCACCCGTTCTAAACACTCCTGCATTAATAGCGATTTAATCTCATGCCGCTTGACTATTGCTGAGTATTCTCCCTCGTGAGAAGAGTCAGTGGTGTTGCAACACATAGAGCTTTCATTTGCTGGTAAGTATGAGATTATTTTTCATCTGGGTTGGTGTGAGTTCCAGCATGACCTCTAGTGCTGCCGTCGGACACGTAGACACGCACAGACACAGACATGTGTTTACAGTCTCTGCGATGCTTTCGAAGCCTATGACACCGCTCCATATGTAACGGTCAGATCCACATGCTGTTTTGAACGAAAAGTGGAGCCCAACCCCAGATATGGGTCCTCATTAGTCATCTCTAAGTTTCCAAGGACCGGCAAGGACATCTTCCTGGTAAACGAGTCGATGGTCGTTTTCGACGGGTACCTTAGAAAGTAGCCGCATCCCCCTTATAAAATCACCTATAAACACTGaggtcgttgttgttgttgttttaacgtaTACCAATCCCCGTTTGGATGGTTAGGGGTTATCCTGGtagtcgtcgacgtcatctagcgggaggcccaggaaacgtgctgtttcgacggggtcggaccaaatggaaagggtgttagatgagtggggttggcaGGGCATataaagaggtggccagtgtcatgcggaaaCTCATTGCCTGAAAGACATATTTTGGATATGTCTGGGTCTAGTCtcgataagtaggagtttaacctgctacagtattcGGAACGAAGCTGCGGtagggtcactcgcgtttctcaCGGCAACTAGAGCTCTTCGTCTGTGTGGGTGGTGACTCAAAAACGCCATTCACTGGACGGGAGTCGGTGAAGTTGTTGatagctccactgtgaatggcggtcagtgcctgttggaagttagttgcgtctgAAGTCCGATCTGCGTACTGttcgatgtcgtcgacgtagttaaggaaagacctcttgatcttcgtaggaggcggttccgctggttgcaagggtgatttctacgaaaacatcccagcaggaactgcttggagaagaattcattatgctccttaactgggagcataatcGTCTCACTATGtagggagacatcaagaggcatcctgtcgtgGTCCGGTGTACAGTGTTCTAACAGGTCTGAAGTGTCCTCATCTACGTACCACTGCATCCAAgtgaccatattggtgcggcgtaatTGAGGATCGGCCGACCAACAACGTTTCCTTGTCTTTTCCCCAtttgctgccggctagcgacttgaggattttgttgcggctccgtaccttggcaataatcgcggtcgtatggtTAGTGAAGGAGTCTATGTTATAAATAGTTACACCTAAAACCTTAGGATTACTGACATTCGGAAATTCGACGCCaacgactgcaatattaagctctctctctatactccttcgtccaattcgtaaatatggtcgctgtgatTTGGTGGGGAAAAGTGTTAGgttccgtgcagtgaggaaacgataACGGTCagagaggtagctgtttactTCTGAACACATGCCAttgattccattgcccgacgtcaatatTGTGCAATCATCTGGGTACGAGCGTATGGAAACCCCTTCTGGtggctgtgggagtttcgagatgtagaagttaaacagtagcggggagaggacaccaccctgcggaaccccctgtttaattctctcagtttagatgtttcacctcgaaatagtacggatgattgtcGACCATTCAGGTAGTccatggtccacctcttcagtcctggaggaAGCGTATTTTTttcgatgtcctgcagtagagttgtgtgattgactgtgtcaaaagcgTTCGAGAAGTCCAACTCTACGAAAATCGTTCTCTtacagggtggtttctggttaagGCCACAaactatctgagcgtttataacgctaagtgctgtggtggtgctgtgcttttttcggaatccatgctggtggctagctaggctcaggtggtgagtgaaggtcgggagtagcaaggcctcaagagTCTTCACTACTgcggagaggagagttatcggacgattggactcccctttgttggcgggtttccctgGTTTCAGTTGTGGGACCActtttccgactttccacacatcggatatttgaagagtggtcaacGACAGGTTGAGGACTTTGGTAAGATAACATACTCCtgtcgagcctagatgctttagcataaGCATGTTGATTacatcagggccaatggatttggaagatttcgattTGTTGATGACATTCTGAACCTCGttatcggtgaaagtaagtggcacgcagtcgtttggcattttgcgcagccgtcggagGGGACAAGTCATAATGGGAGTTATGTTGCCTGTTTGAGTTCATGGTGACCGTGGAGATCTTCTGTTGGCCACTCGGAGTAAGTGGCGGTGCAGCGCGCGAACTGTGCGCAATTGCACAGCCGTGGAGGCTAGTGTCGCAGTATTGCATCGTCAACATGGAGCCACGTAACTCATGGTCCACTCTCTATgagtcttaaggcctgagcaggtcttaagatgaATCCATCCAAATGCATGTATTACACCTtaccgaggtggagtttggatggagcctttTAGCacaaacgcagcagaaaaattcctctgggcccgggttggactcaatgccagcacgagtcaggaggatacggagcaaccctgctgcaaggcattgctctAATGACGCCAAACAAAAATTAACGCTTACCGATCTAAACGGGactagatcgccgaaaaaacagcccttggccgggtcaattccggtgcgtagaaccggctgttgtgggaattgGTCGTCATATTCGTTACCAGGGGGCCTTGAAATGTTATAGTTTGTTCATGGTAATTTTTGGATATAAGACGTCACACTTGAATAGAACTAGTTGAGGAAAATACAATTCCGATAACTTTATTGGGGCTTGATCAATAGCAGCACACACAGCCTGTTTTGCCATTTACCACAAAGATTGAGCTGACGAATTTTTCagactttcaaattttttgtgggTTATACAACAAGCCACGATATTCAACTCTAATCACAAACTGTAGCCCAGTGGATTGAAATCGACAATTCCAGACGGCCAGTCAACAGCCGCAATGAAACCAGATATATTGCTTTTAAGCAACTGCTATGTTGGAGTAACACTCTttctgataataaaaaattaacatctgatttcttttaaaaatgtttattgtcaAATAAGAATAGAAAAATGCgtgttttttatatacattgcATGAAACTGGAAGTAATGTAATGTATTTCTCTTACATTGAAAATTACGCGTTTCTCGCGTATTTGTCGGCTTCGGTTTCCATATAACGAATGAAACGCGTTAAATTTGTGCGCACCGTTTGCACAGCTGGATATCGTTCCTTCAATTCACGACGCTGTTGACGCATCTGCGATTGTTAAGAAAGTatataaattaagattttttaacatgaatttaaatcaaataaaatgtttacctTATTCTTAAACATTTTCTCCAATTTTTTCAGCACTTCCGGCAAATTCAATTCGATAATCAGTTTAGGCCAATCATTGTCCGCAAACATATCCATTAAAGCATCAAGTGCTTCGGATATTGTCCACACATCCTCCTCCTAAATTGTAATGTAAATATGATTGACTTTAGCTAACAATAACACTGaggaaatatttcattcattaCTTCAGAACATGCTTCCACGATGAATGTGATGATTATGCGCACTAAATTTTCTGACAACAGGCAACCCAATGTGCCCAACATACGCAACCAGTTCGCACGTATTTCAGCAACACTGCAGTTTTTTACACCATTGAAAATTAACTGTAAAtgtgagaaatattttaaaaaatatacatatcattGTTGGTGTGAATAATTAatattgggttgtcaaaaaagtcttgcggtatttttattgaatttttttttattgaaattgaaatgaatttttgatgactcatgcccagctcttgaccgatgctacggctgctactatgcccctctctttcgaccaattcagcgattttatcgcaattttcgacgacaggcctacCGGAgagtggcgcatcttcgaccacctctacaccagaacgaaaacgttgtgcggtggaaatggaaactgtatcgagtccataaactgcacaaattttattggcagcttgagatgcatttttgcctttatcgtagtagtactgttaaatatgccgtattttctctttattttctccatgtttgcgacgctataactcacgaacgacaatcaaacacgtgttagcgtgtgaaatgagctttccaaaaaggtatagcatgacccgatgcgacgaataaaactagaactacgcgcaagacttttttggcaaCCTATTATATACCTCTAAGTCATTTTCAACCATTTGACTGAACAACTCTTTGTTGGTTTTCAGTCGTTCTAAGGTAGCACGCATTAGGGATGTGGCCGGTTCCATGACAGACACGTCTTGCGGACCCTTAAACACTTGCTGACCAAGCTCCACCCAAACATCATAGATTGCTTTGGCGCCACCCAGGTCTTCAGGGCTCAAAGCATTGCACAGGTTTTGTAGGCAAAGTAAAGATGAAATGCGCAAGTTTTTTACTCtggaatataataatattagtaaGAAACTAAGATAAAAAGTTAACTTGGATTGCACTGCAGCTATAATCTGTATCTTCCTAAAGTAAAACAGTTTTCTGACAATGGCTTGATTAGGATCGGTTAGCCGACTATATTCTGTACTAGCTTCATCGCAACAATAGTTCCGCAGATTGTACCGTTACCTTGGATAATAGTCCATTCTGAATTTaataaagatatattttcaattaaaaaaatttcatatgcTACAGTAGTCCAGTTTCTTCGAACATTATAGCGTTGCCtcggacaataatccatgccgaattgttcgttcgttaagatatcttctcaaataaaaagttttccatacaagagtcGATTTTGATCGTTTAATTATGATAGCTATACTGGTCCAAAATCAGCGGTTTCGAAAAATAAGCAGCTTTTTAAGAGGGAAACTCTGTGTACAAAATTTCGGAACGATATTTAACAAACTGAGGGAGTAGTTC
Proteins encoded in this region:
- the LOC120767997 gene encoding probable serine/threonine-protein kinase nek3 isoform X1, translating into MTSLNGDAFVMRNGRSTSQVSIYNYPEHLNPFYEDEQHKRLRFWKINKSNNGSGRRNSFSLGGLKDVWTFKSFRLKKKSSTLGINKTSESPPPLRRDLQPYNTLNGNDLSLPDYRTRYSTPAGVNESFQRNAAYRSSLQNVASAKDNGDSHLDFNRNNQYRSTIQVMGTKSNNHNNSYSRTTPVPQPRRYVYGGSVTPQPLRNSDIGAGIGLSHGSSQISMASTNPFETDDDDEENNEDVSLAGDREMITSTPIKQRIHRKKRRAPAPPTIGVNKTYSSADSSLDMSQPPQPLPELRIEECMDIANLTAAIENFVKTTNEDTAETPTATTNQQTEHEQTSSTVVIKENGVAKPIRDDAPPSSSHGAPETTEIADESVTVETKESLEADSLKVQLPANQPQSNKEQEVGHVECIHVHTGTPQTPTAAKRSNEANQLTSFRSSQTRSPEPKQPITAKTSFTLTTPPATRRDSTKKAKITLHTTEPLKFPETDELRITEDTTTPRATTSPSAVKPAVATKPHVAEIHKPARGITSTTTIEHKEILREHREPPISPVPPLRQSTLTKHTQKTMPKEAGTEKSLNIVTQNTESTVEPEALPTTSATALTITESHEDLLEREVGLPNDVKNSAVTNETATAHQTQSTTELREEVLESLYRPKPTTSYMEWKKSSLAPLEKNVPPEKRKSVKDIIESINRSQRLLNASAHKDTAHNGSSLSIGPNSVNGTPLPQRKFSGPSAVERNLAREIQHTEFNGNSTASGGQNDDLPTTSTAAATPLNDNVNGDGSGLAQDPQKLNNNEIFKKCTVKKEVQYDYREQSPTTSNLDWNPVPKPKRNKNLSEQ
- the LOC120767997 gene encoding probable serine/threonine-protein kinase nek3 isoform X2, whose product is MTSLNGDAFVMRNGRSTSQVSIYNYPEHLNPFYEDEQHKRLRFWKINKSNNGSGRRNSFSLGGLKDVWTFKSFRLKKKSSTLGINKTSESPPPLRRDLQPYNTLNGNDLSLPDYRTRYSTPAGVNESFQRNAAYRSSLQNVASAKDNGDSHLDFNRNNQYRSTIQVMGTKSNNHNNSYSRTTPVPQPRRSSQISMASTNPFETDDDDEENNEDVSLAGDREMITSTPIKQRIHRKKRRAPAPPTIGVNKTYSSADSSLDMSQPPQPLPELRIEECMDIANLTAAIENFVKTTNEDTAETPTATTNQQTEHEQTSSTVVIKENGVAKPIRDDAPPSSSHGAPETTEIADESVTVETKESLEADSLKVQLPANQPQSNKEQEVGHVECIHVHTGTPQTPTAAKRSNEANQLTSFRSSQTRSPEPKQPITAKTSFTLTTPPATRRDSTKKAKITLHTTEPLKFPETDELRITEDTTTPRATTSPSAVKPAVATKPHVAEIHKPARGITSTTTIEHKEILREHREPPISPVPPLRQSTLTKHTQKTMPKEAGTEKSLNIVTQNTESTVEPEALPTTSATALTITESHEDLLEREVGLPNDVKNSAVTNETATAHQTQSTTELREEVLESLYRPKPTTSYMEWKKSSLAPLEKNVPPEKRKSVKDIIESINRSQRLLNASAHKDTAHNGSSLSIGPNSVNGTPLPQRKFSGPSAVERNLAREIQHTEFNGNSTASGGQNDDLPTTSTAAATPLNDNVNGDGSGLAQDPQKLNNNEIFKKCTVKKEVQYDYREQSPTTSNLDWNPVPKPKRNKNLSEQ